A genomic window from Nicotiana sylvestris chromosome 11, ASM39365v2, whole genome shotgun sequence includes:
- the LOC104245556 gene encoding uncharacterized protein, whose translation MAEEARLNLRMQKELKLLLTDPPPSASFPSLTSSSSLSSIHAQIEGPEGTVYAKGLFNLKIQIPKRYPFQPPIVTFVTPIYHPNIDNGGRICLDILNLPPKGAWQPSLNISTVLTSIGLLLSEPNPDDGLMHDASMEYKYNRQAFDQKARSMTQKYARAGASDLGGRDQEIQTLTNARGHVEAKESYLPKFEVPDHFVNHKSLCGLSRKLSLDSAGRAQRHNAETVSEVPLDHILNKQMEVSKQAMEEPPIESNSNQDKVQKSTTKLSSEIVSPSKFRNDEKKDYMAKHQCSTSLEPQSIFLNYADIQTLPQAIRNSGKTANPNNNDLRNVSMNESTNKLLVKSTDFSQKNEDLGKLQFKPQFSAQLQSTASCHTLSLSKTPGNYNKQPDKNAADQNRNGFSTRHKKLGLTGRRHPSGTSSSSERQQKGDKENLAPSQDLPLSGSDACIDSASSLSFTSQIGDSCATSSNPCGTSKKLPLEAVEHFNSFQMTSQSGKHSTAQVNHPLSCEQPNQVEDEYYNRNIKQQEKESPKCEAVIVLDSEESEDERSLHKRSKLSLVRKHVSGKRKAQLWI comes from the exons ATGGCAGAAGAGGCGCGACTGAACCTCCGAATGCAAAAGGAGCTTAAGCTCCTTCTCACTGACCCACCTCCCAGCGCCTCCTTTCCTTCTCTcacttcttcttcctctctttcctccATTCATGCCC AAATTGAAGGCCCTGAAGGAACTGTGTATGCTAAAGGACTCTTTAACCTCAAAATTCAGATACCCAAAAG GTACCCGTTTCAGCCACCGATTGTGACTTTCGTAACGCCAATTTATCATCCAAATATTGACAATGGTGGCCGTATTTGCTTGGATATTCTCAATCTTCCTCCAAAG GGAGCATGGCAGCCATCTTTGAATATTTCAACTGTCTTAACAAGTATCGGTTTGTTACTGAGCGAACCAAATCCTGATGATGGGTTAATGCATGATGCG AGCATGGAGTACAAATATAATAGACAAGCTTTTGACCAGAAGGCAAGATCAATGACTCAAAAGTATGCTAGGGCTGGAGCAAGTGATCTTGGTGGTCGTGACCAAGAAATCCAAACTCTTACAAACGCAAGAGGACAT GTTGAAGCCAAAGAATCATATTTACCAAAATTTGAGGTCCCTGATCATTTTGTAAACCATAAGAGTTTATGTGGACTCAGCAGAAAGTTATCACTAGACTCTGCTggacgagcacaaaggcataatgCTGAGACTGTGAGTGAAGTGCCTCTTGATCATATCTTAAATAAGCAGATGGAAGTTAGTAAACAAGCTATGGAAGAACCGCCTATTGAGAGTAACTCGAATCAGGATAAAGTACAAAAGAGCACCACGAAACTATCTTCAGAAATTGTTAGTCCATCTAAATTTAGGAATGATGAGAAGAAGGATTATATGGCAAAACATCAATGTTCTACCAGCTTGGAACCCCAAAGTATTTTTCTGAATTATGCAGATATACAGACCTTGCCACAGGCTATAAGAAATTCTGGCAAAACTGCTAATCCAAATAATAATGACTTGAGAAATGTCAGCATGAACGAGAGTACAAATAAGCTGTTGGTAAAATCAACTGATTTCAGCCAAAAAAATGAGGATCTTGGGAAATTGCAGTTCAAGCCTCAGTTCTCAGCCCAACTTCAGTCCACTGCATCATGTCATACTCTTTCATTGTCAAAGACCCCTGGTAATTACAATAAGCAACCTGATAAAAATGCTGCTGATCAAAACAGAAATGGTTTCTCCACAAGGCACAAGAAGCTGGGTTTAACTGGTAGGAGACATCCTTCCGGCACATCCAGTTCATCTGAACGTCAGCAGAAGGGTGACAAAGAGAACTTAGCTCCATCTCAGGACCTACCCCTTTCAGGCTCTGACGCATGTATTGATTCAGCCTCCAGTTTATCTTTTACTTCACAAATTGGTGATTCTTGTGCTACATCATCTAATCCATGTGGGACATCCAAGAAGCTGCCACTAGAAGCTGTAGAGCACTTCAATAGCTTTCAGATGACATCTCAATCTGGAAAACATTCCACAGCTCAAGTTAATCATCCCCTTTCGTGTGAGCAGCCCAACCAAGTCGAAGATGAATACTATAACAGGAACATCAAGCAACAAGAAAAAGAATCACCAAAATGTGAAGCAGTGATTGTGTTGGACAGTGAGGAAAGTGAAGATGAAAGGTCTCTTCATAAAAGGTCCAAGTTGTCGCTAGTTCGAAAACATGTGTCAGGTAAGCGAAAGGCTCAACTGTGGATTTGA